The Rheinheimera mangrovi genome contains the following window.
CTATCCCGAAATCCAATATTGCCGCAACAGGATTGTACTTTTACGACAACAGGGTGGTTAATTTTGCGAAACAAGTCAAAAAGTCCGCCCGTGGAGAATTAGAAATTACTTCAATTAATCAGGCTTATCTGGAAGATGGAAGTTTGCATGTCGATATTCTGGGGCGTGGTTTTGCCTGGCTTGATACAGGCACCTGCTCAAGTTTGTTAGAGGCCGCGCAGTTTGTTGAAACGCTAGAAAAACGTCAAGGTTATAAAGTTGCGTGCTTGGAAGAGATTGCTTTTAACCAAGGCTGGATCTGTGCGGAACAGTTATGTCATACAGCAAATTTGTTGGGAAAAAGTAGCTACGGTGCTTATCTGAAGTATTTAATTAAGGATATGCCATGTCGTTAATCAGATTGCTTGAACTCCCTATTTTTGGCGATGGGCGAGGAGATCTCGTATCAATTGAAGCGGGTAAACATATTCCTTTTGATATCAAAAGAGTTTATTGCTTATTTAACCTCGCTGACCATCCACGTGGTATGCACTCTCACCGACAATTACAGCAACTGGCTTTCTGTGTTCACGGCAGCTGCCGTTTCATTCTGGATGATGGTACCGCTAGAGAAGAAGTGGTATTGTCCCGGCCAACGCAAGGACTGCTAATTGGGAATTTAATCTGGCGGGAAATGCATGATTTTAGTGATGACTGTGTGATTATGGTGTTGGCTAGTGAGCATTATGATGAGTCTGATTACATTCGGAATTATGACGTATTCCTGGATGTTGTCCGGAGTGAAAATAAATGAAAGTTCCATTTTTAAATCTCAAAGCCATCAATCAGCGTGATGAAGTTGAGTTGTTAGCTGCTTGCGAACGGGTCATAAAATCTGGTTGGTATATCAATGGACAAGAAGTAAAAGATTTTGAGGCTGATTTCGCAAGCTATTGTGGAACCCAAGCTTGCGTAGGAACCGCCAATGGTTTGGATGCCTTGCGACTGACTTTGGCTGCCTGGAAAGTTCAGGGGGTATTGAAAGATCATGACGAGGTCATAGTACCTGCCAATACATTTATAGCGACTGTGCTGGCCATCACAGATAACAAGTTAGTGCCGGTGTTTGCAGAGCCAGATCCCGACAGCTATGTAATCACTACAGAATCTGTGAAAGCGGTGCTGACGAACAAATGCCGTGTTGTAATTCCGGTGCATTTGTATGGTCAATTGGTGGATATGGATTCATTGCTTGAATTTGCTCAGCTGCACAATTTGCTGGTTCTGGAAGATGCTGCCCAAGCTCATGGCGCTGTCTTGTCATCGAAACGCGCTGGTAGTTTTGGTCATGCGGCAGCTTTTAGTTTTTATCCAGGTAAAAATCTAGGGGCCTTAGGAGATGCTGGAGCCGTTACAACGAATGATGTGCAATTAGCCAGTGTTATACGAGCTTTAGGCAATTATGGTTCGGAACACAAATATATTCATCAATATCAGGGAATGAATAGCAGATTAGATTGCATTCAAGCGGCAATGTTGAGGGTTAAGCTAGCCAATTTAGATGCTGACATACAAATTCGTCGAGCTATTGCCCTGCGATACCTGGCTGAAATTAGAAACCCTGTAATTACGTTACCTCTTATCACTGATCATAATCGCCATGTATGGCATCTATTCGTAATAAGAACAACGCAGCGCATTAAGTTACAAGCCTGGCTGGCTGAAAACCAGATAGAAACCTTGGTTCATTATCCCTGTGCACCCCATAAACAATTGGCATATGCTGACTATGCTCATTTGCAGTTACCGATTACTGAGCTCTTGCAGGAACAAGTGTTGAGTTTGCCAATAGACCCAACTATGACAGATGTTCAAATAACGCAAGTTATTGATGTTTGTAATGCCTATATGGCAGCTACAACTTTATCTGAGAAGGGCAAGCTATGACCGAAGTTTCCGCTAAAATATGCCATAACGTTATATTGCTTGCTGCGGGTAAAGGGAGTCGAATGGGAGACATGACTCTAGGGAAGACAAAGGCAATGTTGGAATGTGGCGGTAAAGCAGTGATTGACTGGATGCTGCAGGCCATTCTCACCAGAAATGACGGCGAAGTTGTTGTGGTAACTGGCTATTGTGCTGAGTTCCTTGAGCAACATTTACAACGTAAGTATGGTAGTAGAATAAAAGTCGCCAGAAACGATAGATATGAAGATGATGTCAATATACTTTCGGTTGAAACAGGTGTTGCAGCTCTAAGCAACCCTGAACAAGGCTATTTAATTATTGAAACTGATTTGCTGTTGAATGATGCTGCTTGGGATAAAATTTTTGCTGCGCCTCTTTTTTCCACTTCTCATTGGGTCTGTAAAGGCCATTACCATAAAGAGTTAACTGGGGGCATTGTTTCTGCAGACAAGACAGGGCTTATCACCGCTATTGATTACCAACCAGCCTATGATTCGAAGTTTGATGGGTGGAACAAGATGATAGGGATGCTGGCAGTAGGCCCAGACGAAGTTCAGAATGACAGAGCTATTCGGCAGCGATCGATCGCAGATACGACAAAGCAATATTATTTAACGCCCTGGAGTCGGGAGCTTAGCTCCTTACCTTGCCGTGTGCTTGAGTTAACAGATGAGTTTGCCTCCTCTTTTAACACCGCAGAGCAGTTTTCTAAAATCAGTCAGGCGTTTTTATTAACGAATTCGGCATGAAATTTGCTGATTTCCGCACAAGGCATCATGAAATTTAAACAGGCAGGTGTGGTATGTCTAAGTTTGTAGAAATAGAGTTAGTCCCGGTAGAACGACTAAAGCATATCGAAGGACATAGTAAAAAAAGAGTAGAGTGGCTGGTCAATAAAATTAAAAATGAAGGGGTATGGCGCTTACCTATTGCTCTTGATTCTGAACATGATTTGGTATTGGATGGTCAACATCGTATGGAGGTTGCTATTCGATTGGGATTAAAACGTGTTCCTGCTGTGCGCTATGTTTATTCTGAAGTCGATGTATGGAGTTTGAGAGCTAACCATAGTTTTGATTGGCAGAAAGTGACAGAAAGAGCTTTGGTCGGCAACATCTATCCTTATAAAACGGTAAAACATGGCTTTCCACATGGCGGTTTACCTGTTTGCCATTATGCGCTGTCGGAGTTAGAAGCTTGAGAAAAGTAGAGCACGTCATTATCTTAGCTGCAGGAAAAAGTTTGCAGTTAGATGGAATCTGTAAAGTTTTAATCCGACATCCCGTAACGGGTAAAACCATACTCGACTATTTTATTGATGCATTTGCAGGTAAAAAAATAACGGTAGTTGTTGGTTTTCAGGCGATACAGATTATGCAAGCCTACCCGACACTTCACTTTGTATATAACCCGGATTGGGCTCTGACGAATAATGCCATGAGCCTTGCGTTGGCTTTGACAGATGAGCCAGCTTATATAGTGTCGGGGGACATATTTCTGACATCATCTTTGATTGAAAGGCTAGAAGCTATAGACGGAGATGTAGTGTTGACATCTGGCAGAGAGAAACGCAGCCTGACTGCCATACATTGTGTTGTCAATTCTGAAGGCTGTGTAATGGAAACCTACCAGGGCCCATTAAAAAGCATTTCACATCCGGAATCTGTCGGCTTATTTAAAATCAGTTCGCCAGATGTTCTAAGAGAATGGCGACGCAAATGTTTAGGCCACACCAATTTATTTGCAGGTCAGTTGCTTCCTTGTGCTCTCAGCGATGTTAAATCTGTCAGTCTGGAAAACGATTTCTATTTTGAAGTTAATACTCCCACTGATTATATGCAACTGATACAGGAAAGTAGAGGCTTATGATACGTTCACTGACTATAGGTGTACCTGTTTTTACTCAGTCGAAAACGCATCTGACGCAGCAACTGATAGCATTTAATCGTCACTCTGAGCTAATTAGTCAAAAGTTTAATCTGCCTTTCAGGACAGCCCGTTTAACACTGCCTGCACCAGATTTTAATTCTGATGTAACTGAAGGTGGTTTGAGATCAGTCATTGATACAGTGCGGGATCTGGCCGCATCAGCAGGTGCCAGATGGTATTGCTTACCTATCAATCTGTTTGATTCTAATGCCAGTGCTGCTGTACTTGATGAAGTTCTTAACCTTATAGTCAGGGATTCACAGCTTTTCGTAAACCTAATAGTGGCGAAACAGAAAACCATTTCAATTGCCGGGGCTTACGAAGCCAGTAAATTTATCACGAATCTATCAAGACGAAGTTCCAATGGTATTGATAATTTCAGACTAGGAGTATCCGCAGCGTGCAATGCCGGAACACCGTTTTTTCCATTTTCTCGACATGAGGGGGCTGAAGCCGGTTTTAGTATTGCACTAGAAACGACAGACAGTGCGCTCTCTATAGCTGAGCGTGCACGCAAAGAGCAATGGACTTTATCACAGTTTCAGGATGAACTTATTTTGAAGCTGCAAAGTGCCTTTAGTCAGGCCGAGCAATTTGGCAGGGAGTTAGAGGCTGCATCTGGTGTACATTTTCTTGGTATTGATGGCTCATTTGCCCCTTTTCCTGATGGAAAAACATCTGTTGCCAGTGTTATTGAAAGTCTGGGACCCACTCCGGTTGGTTGTTTGGGTACTGTATTTATGACAAGTGTCTTAACGGATGCTATTAAAGTTGCAGCTCATCGTGCAAACGCAACCCTGGTGGGATTTAATGGCGTGATGTTTTCAGTGCTTGAAGACAATGGTCTGGCTCATGCTAACAATTTAAGAGCTTTAAGTTTAGAGAAGCTTGCTCTTTTCTCAACGGTTTGTGGCTGTGGTATTGATATGGTACCTATCCCGTCGACGACTTTTAGTGAAGATATTGCCGGATTAATCTTAGATATCTCAGCTTTGGCTATACGACTTAATAAGCCATTGGGAGTTCGTTTATTACCTATTCCAAATAAATCAGTCAATGAATATACCCAGTTGAATCTTGACTTCCTATGTGATGGACGAGTCATGGAAACTGGGATTAGTGCTTCAAAACCTATACTGGCTGACGCTGAATGGCGTTACGGTTCAGACAGATAATTGGATAAATCATGATAAATCCGAATAAGGTAAAACAATTTTGGGACAGCAGAGCTAATTTTTATAAGAAGGTTGCTATTGAGTCCGTTGCTAACCTTGAACACGATCCAGAGAATCTGAAGCTCAAAATTGACGATGAAACCAAAAAAGTATTTTCCTGGCTGCCAGATCTAAACGGCAAAGATATTCTGGATCTCGGTGCGGGTGTTGGCCAGTGGAGTTTCAGATTTGCCGAACGTGGTGCCGCTAGCGTTATTGCGGTTGAATATGCAGCAGGTTTGGTGGAGATCGCTCAGGCTGAAGCTAAAAAAAGAGGTCTTGATCAGGTTCAGTGTGTTGTCAGTGCAGCAGAGAAATTTTCTACTGAACATAAATTTGATTTGATATTTATTTCCGGACTTTTTGTCTATTTGACGGACGGACAAGCCAATGAGTTGCTGACAAAGCTGAGGGGCTTTTTAGCTGAAGGTGGCTTGCTGATACTAAGAGATGGTACAGCTGTTGAGAGTCGATATGAAATTGATGATCGCTTTTCTGAGCACTTGGGACAAAACTATTCCGCAAATTACCGAACTGCAAACGAGTATAAAAAGGCATTTTCGGATGCAGGTTTTCATTTGATCAAAGACGAAAACATGTTTGAAGAGGGCCACCCTCTAAACAAATATTCAGAAACAAGACTACGGCTATTTATGTTCAGGTAGTGATGCTATGGCAAAAATCTATCCAGTGGATAATGTCGTGACCTGGCCTGAGACTGAAGGTGTGTTAGGCGTCGTTGGTGTTGCACCTTGGGCAACACTTGATTTTTTACAGATATTTTATGGTTTAATCCAAGCTGACAAAGACTGGAATTTTCCCAGAGTCATTTGTGATATCAACACAAAAATTCCAAGTCGAGGTCGACATCTCGAATTAGGCGAAAGAGACCCTTCACCTTTTATTCTTGAGTCTATTAATGATTTAGCTGCTCAAGGTGCAACCATTGCTGTTGTTCCTTGCAATACTGCCCACATCCTCTATTCGAGATGGACTACGGATGCCGTCATTCCAGTCGTGAGCATTATTGATGCAACTGTAAATGAAATAAGAAAAAATGGCGCCACTAAAGTTGCCGTTTTATCTTCAGAAGCATCGGCGAAGTACAATGTTTATAACGATAAGCTTAGCGAATATGGCTTTGAGTTGGAGCATTTGACTGCTCAGCAGCAAAACGTTGTATCGCAAGCGATCACAGAAATGAAAGTAAAAGGTATGATCCAACCGGAAACATTGGTTAACACTAATATACTATTGAGTGATCTAAAAAATGCGGCCGTGGATGGAGTTATCTTAGGATGTACAGAGCTTAAGTCATTGTCCGCCCCCTGTTCCAAGTATTTCGCAACCGTTGCTGAGTCAAACCTTGCAATGGCAAAGCAGGTTTTATCTTTAATGGGCTTGCCATCATATGCTATCAGAACCTAATAACTGGACATACTATGAATAGAGTGATTGGAGAGTTGGCTCATGATTTTTGGAAAAATGCCGAACGTTCTAAGCTCGCTCCTGACAGCATGTATAAAAAGCAGCACAGCATTTTAAATACATATATCCTGCCTTATTTTGAATCTGACAGTAGTCTTCTTGATATTGGGTGTTCAGACGGCGAGTTCACTCAGGTGCTTGCTAAAAAGTGTAAAGAAGCTGTAGGCGT
Protein-coding sequences here:
- a CDS encoding sugar 3,4-ketoisomerase gives rise to the protein MSLIRLLELPIFGDGRGDLVSIEAGKHIPFDIKRVYCLFNLADHPRGMHSHRQLQQLAFCVHGSCRFILDDGTAREEVVLSRPTQGLLIGNLIWREMHDFSDDCVIMVLASEHYDESDYIRNYDVFLDVVRSENK
- a CDS encoding DegT/DnrJ/EryC1/StrS family aminotransferase, translating into MKVPFLNLKAINQRDEVELLAACERVIKSGWYINGQEVKDFEADFASYCGTQACVGTANGLDALRLTLAAWKVQGVLKDHDEVIVPANTFIATVLAITDNKLVPVFAEPDPDSYVITTESVKAVLTNKCRVVIPVHLYGQLVDMDSLLEFAQLHNLLVLEDAAQAHGAVLSSKRAGSFGHAAAFSFYPGKNLGALGDAGAVTTNDVQLASVIRALGNYGSEHKYIHQYQGMNSRLDCIQAAMLRVKLANLDADIQIRRAIALRYLAEIRNPVITLPLITDHNRHVWHLFVIRTTQRIKLQAWLAENQIETLVHYPCAPHKQLAYADYAHLQLPITELLQEQVLSLPIDPTMTDVQITQVIDVCNAYMAATTLSEKGKL
- a CDS encoding NTP transferase domain-containing protein yields the protein MTEVSAKICHNVILLAAGKGSRMGDMTLGKTKAMLECGGKAVIDWMLQAILTRNDGEVVVVTGYCAEFLEQHLQRKYGSRIKVARNDRYEDDVNILSVETGVAALSNPEQGYLIIETDLLLNDAAWDKIFAAPLFSTSHWVCKGHYHKELTGGIVSADKTGLITAIDYQPAYDSKFDGWNKMIGMLAVGPDEVQNDRAIRQRSIADTTKQYYLTPWSRELSSLPCRVLELTDEFASSFNTAEQFSKISQAFLLTNSA
- a CDS encoding ParB N-terminal domain-containing protein; translation: MSKFVEIELVPVERLKHIEGHSKKRVEWLVNKIKNEGVWRLPIALDSEHDLVLDGQHRMEVAIRLGLKRVPAVRYVYSEVDVWSLRANHSFDWQKVTERALVGNIYPYKTVKHGFPHGGLPVCHYALSELEA
- a CDS encoding phosphocholine cytidylyltransferase family protein, whose protein sequence is MRKVEHVIILAAGKSLQLDGICKVLIRHPVTGKTILDYFIDAFAGKKITVVVGFQAIQIMQAYPTLHFVYNPDWALTNNAMSLALALTDEPAYIVSGDIFLTSSLIERLEAIDGDVVLTSGREKRSLTAIHCVVNSEGCVMETYQGPLKSISHPESVGLFKISSPDVLREWRRKCLGHTNLFAGQLLPCALSDVKSVSLENDFYFEVNTPTDYMQLIQESRGL
- a CDS encoding DUF711 family protein, whose amino-acid sequence is MIRSLTIGVPVFTQSKTHLTQQLIAFNRHSELISQKFNLPFRTARLTLPAPDFNSDVTEGGLRSVIDTVRDLAASAGARWYCLPINLFDSNASAAVLDEVLNLIVRDSQLFVNLIVAKQKTISIAGAYEASKFITNLSRRSSNGIDNFRLGVSAACNAGTPFFPFSRHEGAEAGFSIALETTDSALSIAERARKEQWTLSQFQDELILKLQSAFSQAEQFGRELEAASGVHFLGIDGSFAPFPDGKTSVASVIESLGPTPVGCLGTVFMTSVLTDAIKVAAHRANATLVGFNGVMFSVLEDNGLAHANNLRALSLEKLALFSTVCGCGIDMVPIPSTTFSEDIAGLILDISALAIRLNKPLGVRLLPIPNKSVNEYTQLNLDFLCDGRVMETGISASKPILADAEWRYGSDR
- a CDS encoding class I SAM-dependent methyltransferase, producing MINPNKVKQFWDSRANFYKKVAIESVANLEHDPENLKLKIDDETKKVFSWLPDLNGKDILDLGAGVGQWSFRFAERGAASVIAVEYAAGLVEIAQAEAKKRGLDQVQCVVSAAEKFSTEHKFDLIFISGLFVYLTDGQANELLTKLRGFLAEGGLLILRDGTAVESRYEIDDRFSEHLGQNYSANYRTANEYKKAFSDAGFHLIKDENMFEEGHPLNKYSETRLRLFMFR
- a CDS encoding aspartate/glutamate racemase family protein, which produces MAKIYPVDNVVTWPETEGVLGVVGVAPWATLDFLQIFYGLIQADKDWNFPRVICDINTKIPSRGRHLELGERDPSPFILESINDLAAQGATIAVVPCNTAHILYSRWTTDAVIPVVSIIDATVNEIRKNGATKVAVLSSEASAKYNVYNDKLSEYGFELEHLTAQQQNVVSQAITEMKVKGMIQPETLVNTNILLSDLKNAAVDGVILGCTELKSLSAPCSKYFATVAESNLAMAKQVLSLMGLPSYAIRT